In Geobacillus kaustophilus, a genomic segment contains:
- a CDS encoding YrrS family protein, translating into MVQTETRFAARAKRRRINRWLNGAIAVVVLLILIVGGNLLFGGEPGEKAVDREAKTEAANAKRVEVETGEAVEPAEAETPAEEEDAASTDETSETGSTETPGPPGSNIEKEIVNPAWQPIGTTQSEPHETVFKKDSVDWKEMLDAVSYATGIAPEEMIVWFIGNNGPNKAVATISTKDQTAHYKVYIEWVTNEGWKPTKVQKLKQKS; encoded by the coding sequence GTGGTGCAAACGGAAACGCGCTTTGCCGCCCGCGCCAAGCGGCGGAGAATCAACCGTTGGCTCAATGGAGCTATTGCGGTTGTCGTGCTGCTCATTTTGATTGTCGGTGGGAACTTGCTGTTTGGCGGCGAACCGGGCGAGAAGGCGGTCGATCGCGAAGCAAAAACAGAAGCGGCCAACGCGAAGCGAGTGGAAGTGGAAACAGGTGAAGCGGTGGAGCCGGCGGAAGCCGAAACGCCCGCTGAGGAAGAAGACGCGGCTTCCACCGATGAAACGAGCGAAACGGGCTCGACAGAAACGCCGGGCCCGCCGGGGTCCAACATTGAAAAAGAAATCGTCAACCCGGCATGGCAGCCGATCGGCACGACGCAATCGGAGCCGCATGAAACGGTGTTTAAGAAAGATTCGGTCGACTGGAAGGAAATGCTCGATGCCGTCAGCTATGCGACCGGCATCGCCCCGGAGGAGATGATCGTTTGGTTCATCGGCAACAACGGGCCGAACAAAGCGGTCGCGACGATTTCGACGAAAGATCAAACCGCCCATTACAAAGTGTACATTGAATGGGTGACGAACGAAGGTTGGAAGCCGACGAAAGTGCAAAAGTTGAAGCAAAAGTCATAA
- a CDS encoding YrzA family protein gives MPNISLDLIEDKIEFFEADDLRALEKKINEQIEHNKALLLSVHHVSHQMHVMENGKRWYSAVVHFKAKK, from the coding sequence ATGCCTAACATTTCTCTTGATTTGATCGAGGATAAAATCGAATTTTTTGAAGCCGACGATTTGCGGGCGCTCGAGAAAAAAATCAACGAACAAATTGAACATAACAAGGCGCTCTTGCTTTCCGTCCATCATGTATCCCATCAAATGCATGTGATGGAAAACGGAAAGCGTTGGTACAGCGCGGTCGTTCATTTCAAAGCGAAAAAATAA
- a CDS encoding class I SAM-dependent methyltransferase, which translates to MGREFLDLFEQWAESYDRSVEGYDEQYSDVFAGYDRILSTVADKAGQVVLEFGVGTGNLTKKLLERGKQVYGIEPSAPMRKKAAEKLSGRAVILDGDFLQFPTPSEPIDTIASTYAFHHLTDAEKDEALAKYSQLLHPGGKIVFADTAFRDKEAFRRAIEEARTRGFHDLADDLEREYYTTLDVLESLFSKHGFSVSFAQQNAFVWVMEAVKQTT; encoded by the coding sequence ATGGGCAGAGAGTTTCTTGACTTGTTTGAGCAATGGGCGGAATCGTATGACCGATCGGTCGAAGGATATGATGAGCAATACAGCGATGTGTTCGCCGGCTATGACCGCATTTTAAGCACGGTCGCCGACAAAGCCGGCCAAGTCGTGCTCGAGTTTGGCGTCGGGACAGGCAACTTGACGAAAAAGCTGCTTGAGCGCGGCAAGCAGGTGTACGGGATCGAGCCATCGGCGCCGATGAGGAAAAAAGCGGCGGAAAAGCTCAGCGGGCGAGCGGTCATTCTGGACGGCGATTTTTTGCAATTTCCGACACCGTCGGAGCCGATCGACACGATTGCCAGCACGTATGCGTTTCATCATTTGACGGATGCGGAAAAAGACGAAGCGTTGGCCAAATATAGTCAATTGCTCCATCCGGGTGGTAAAATAGTGTTTGCCGATACGGCGTTTCGCGACAAAGAGGCGTTCCGCCGGGCGATTGAGGAAGCCCGGACGCGCGGCTTCCACGATTTGGCCGACGATTTGGAACGCGAATATTATACGACGCTTGACGTATTGGAATCACTGTTTTCCAAGCATGGCTTTTCCGTCTCTTTTGCGCAGCAAAACGCGTTCGTCTGGGTGATGGAGGCGGTGAAACAAACGACATAG
- the mtnN gene encoding 5'-methylthioadenosine/S-adenosylhomocysteine nucleosidase yields MKAAIIGAMEEEVAILRSRMEGREETVIAGCEFSEGCLDGVQAVLLKSGIGKVNAAMGTTLLLDHFRPDFVINTGSAGGFLPSLRVGDLVISEEVVHHDVDVTAFGYAYGQVPGLPARYRADEALVEAAKQAAARLDGLQAVTGLIATGDSFMNDPKRVEFVRGQFPELCAVEMEAAAIAQVCVQFGTPFVIVRALSDIAGEESDVSFEQFLETAAKHSAELVLSMLSVMKERR; encoded by the coding sequence ATGAAAGCAGCCATTATTGGAGCCATGGAAGAGGAAGTGGCGATTTTGCGTTCGCGTATGGAAGGGCGCGAGGAAACGGTCATCGCCGGGTGTGAATTTTCCGAAGGGTGTCTTGACGGCGTGCAGGCGGTGTTGTTGAAATCCGGGATCGGCAAAGTGAACGCCGCCATGGGAACGACGCTTCTGCTTGACCACTTTCGCCCTGATTTCGTGATCAATACGGGTTCGGCCGGCGGATTTTTGCCTTCGCTTCGTGTCGGAGATCTTGTCATTTCCGAGGAAGTCGTCCATCATGACGTCGATGTGACCGCGTTCGGCTACGCTTATGGGCAAGTGCCTGGCCTGCCGGCGCGCTACCGGGCGGATGAGGCGCTTGTTGAGGCGGCCAAGCAGGCGGCGGCGCGGCTTGATGGCCTGCAGGCAGTGACCGGCTTGATCGCCACCGGCGATTCGTTTATGAATGATCCAAAGCGAGTCGAATTTGTGCGCGGTCAGTTTCCGGAATTGTGCGCCGTCGAAATGGAAGCGGCGGCGATCGCCCAAGTGTGTGTGCAGTTTGGAACGCCGTTTGTCATCGTCCGGGCGTTGTCTGATATTGCTGGTGAGGAGTCGGATGTGTCGTTTGAACAGTTTTTGGAGACGGCGGCGAAACATTCGGCTGAACTTGTCTTGTCGATGCTTTCCGTTATGAAGGAGAGACGCTAG
- a CDS encoding PLP-dependent cysteine synthase family protein gives MRVAKSIHELIGHTPVVEITRFPLPEGVRLFAKLEYFNPGGSIKDRLGQELLREAFASGKLKEGGTIIEPTAGNTGIGLALAAIGKNVNIIFCVPEKFSIEKQQLMKALGAQIVHTPTEEGMEGAIRKAEELARTIPGAYCPQQFQNPANPRTYYKTLGPELWEDLGGQIDIFVAGAGSGGTFMGTAAFLKEKNPAIKTVIVEPEGSILGGGEPGPHRTEGIGMEFLPPFMDPDYFDAIYTIADDDAFRRVSELARQEGLLVGSSSGAAFHAALMEAEKAKPGTNIVVIFPDGSERYLSKHIYEGGR, from the coding sequence ATGCGCGTAGCAAAAAGCATCCATGAGTTGATCGGCCATACGCCGGTTGTCGAAATTACGCGCTTCCCCCTCCCGGAAGGCGTTCGGCTGTTCGCCAAGCTTGAATACTTCAATCCTGGCGGAAGCATTAAAGACCGGCTCGGACAAGAGCTGTTGCGCGAGGCGTTTGCATCAGGAAAACTGAAAGAGGGGGGCACGATTATCGAGCCGACGGCCGGCAACACCGGCATCGGTCTGGCGCTAGCGGCGATCGGCAAAAACGTGAACATCATTTTTTGTGTACCGGAAAAATTCAGCATCGAAAAACAACAGCTGATGAAGGCGCTCGGGGCGCAAATCGTCCATACGCCGACCGAGGAAGGAATGGAAGGGGCGATCCGCAAGGCGGAGGAGCTCGCCCGCACGATTCCGGGCGCTTATTGCCCGCAACAGTTTCAAAACCCAGCCAACCCAAGGACGTATTACAAGACGCTCGGTCCGGAGCTGTGGGAAGATTTGGGGGGGCAAATCGACATTTTTGTCGCCGGCGCCGGCTCCGGCGGCACGTTTATGGGGACAGCTGCGTTTTTAAAAGAAAAAAACCCGGCCATTAAAACGGTCATCGTTGAACCGGAAGGCTCGATTTTAGGCGGCGGCGAGCCCGGTCCGCATCGGACGGAAGGGATCGGCATGGAGTTTTTGCCGCCGTTTATGGATCCGGATTATTTTGATGCCATCTACACGATCGCGGACGATGACGCGTTCCGGCGCGTCAGCGAACTCGCAAGACAGGAGGGGCTTTTGGTCGGCAGTTCGTCCGGCGCCGCGTTTCATGCCGCCTTGATGGAAGCAGAGAAGGCAAAGCCAGGGACGAATATCGTCGTCATTTTTCCGGACGGGAGCGAACGCTATTTAAGCAAACATATTTATGAAGGTGGGAGGTAA
- a CDS encoding bifunctional cystathionine gamma-lyase/homocysteine desulfhydrase gives MRRKTMLIHGGIPGDPHTGAVSVPIYQVSTYKQEEVGKHKGFEYSRTGNPTRAALEKLIADLEGGEAGFVFASGMAAIMAVMMLFQSGDHLVLTDDVYGGTYRVMTNVLNRFGLEATFVDTSDVANIEAHIRPNTRAIYIETPTNPLLKITDLQAAAAIARAHDLLLIVDNTFSTPYFQTPLELGADIVIHSATKYLGGHSDVVAGLAVVRTPELAERLHYVQNSTGGVLGPQDSWLLMRGMKTLAVRMEEHEENARQIAAFLAEHKAVKRVHYPGLPDHPNHELAKKQMRGFGGMISFDVGSLERAEKVLSRVRYFTLAESLGAVESLISLPGKMTHASIPKERREQLGITDGLIRLSVGLEDVNDLLDDLAQALG, from the coding sequence ATGAGGCGGAAAACAATGCTCATTCATGGCGGCATTCCGGGGGATCCGCATACTGGAGCGGTGTCGGTCCCGATTTATCAAGTGAGTACGTATAAGCAAGAAGAAGTTGGAAAGCATAAAGGGTTTGAATACTCGCGCACCGGCAACCCGACGCGTGCGGCGCTTGAGAAGCTGATCGCCGACCTCGAGGGCGGCGAAGCCGGCTTTGTGTTCGCTTCCGGGATGGCGGCGATTATGGCCGTCATGATGTTGTTTCAAAGCGGCGACCATCTGGTGCTCACTGACGATGTCTACGGCGGCACGTATCGCGTCATGACGAACGTGCTGAACCGGTTCGGGCTTGAGGCGACGTTCGTCGATACGAGCGATGTCGCCAACATCGAGGCGCACATCCGGCCGAATACGAGAGCCATCTATATCGAAACGCCGACGAACCCGCTGTTGAAAATCACTGACTTGCAAGCCGCCGCCGCCATTGCCCGTGCGCATGATCTGCTATTGATCGTCGATAACACGTTTTCCACTCCGTACTTTCAGACGCCGCTTGAGCTTGGCGCCGATATCGTCATCCATAGCGCGACGAAATATTTAGGCGGCCATAGCGACGTTGTCGCTGGGTTGGCGGTTGTCCGCACGCCGGAGCTTGCCGAACGGCTCCATTACGTGCAAAATTCAACCGGCGGCGTGCTCGGGCCGCAAGATTCATGGCTATTGATGCGCGGGATGAAAACGCTCGCCGTGCGGATGGAGGAACATGAAGAAAATGCGCGCCAAATCGCTGCTTTTTTGGCTGAACACAAGGCGGTCAAGCGCGTCCATTATCCAGGTCTTCCGGATCATCCGAACCACGAGTTGGCGAAAAAGCAAATGCGCGGATTTGGCGGCATGATTTCGTTTGATGTCGGCAGCCTCGAGCGAGCCGAGAAAGTGCTGTCGCGCGTTCGCTACTTTACGCTTGCTGAAAGCTTAGGGGCGGTCGAAAGTTTAATTTCGTTGCCAGGGAAAATGACGCACGCCTCGATCCCGAAGGAACGGCGCGAACAGCTCGGCATTACCGACGGCCTGATCCGTTTGTCGGTTGGGCTTGAAGATGTCAACGATCTGCTTGACGATTTGGCGCAAGCGCTTGGCTGA
- a CDS encoding YrhC family protein yields the protein MNEQQRNELRAKAGDFKTYSLVLFAFGAFLYFGTVIPGAVETAKKPFALLAVAVCFAASLSCLRQAARYARRLEEEEERFEP from the coding sequence TTGAATGAGCAGCAACGAAACGAGCTGCGGGCCAAGGCAGGCGACTTTAAAACATACAGCCTCGTCTTGTTCGCATTTGGAGCGTTTCTCTATTTCGGAACGGTCATCCCAGGAGCGGTTGAGACAGCGAAAAAACCGTTCGCCCTATTGGCAGTCGCCGTCTGTTTTGCCGCGTCGCTTTCCTGTTTGCGCCAAGCCGCCCGCTATGCCCGCCGTCTTGAGGAAGAAGAAGAGCGGTTCGAACCGTAA
- a CDS encoding YrzI family small protein: MTIHLFFITITIERRKPRQRNIEEERFARAAEEELLDRKCSAHQRLF; encoded by the coding sequence ATGACGATCCATTTGTTTTTTATCACGATCACGATTGAGCGGAGAAAGCCGCGGCAACGGAACATCGAAGAGGAGCGGTTCGCACGTGCAGCCGAAGAGGAGTTGCTTGACCGCAAATGTTCCGCTCATCAACGGTTGTTTTAA
- the sigK gene encoding RNA polymerase sporulation sigma factor SigK → MSGIFTAFTFLLKELTFLVSYIKNNAFPQPLSAQEEEKYLALMAKGDEQARNRLIEHNLRLVAHIVKKFENTGEEVEDLISIGTIGLIKAIESYSPGKGTKLATYAARCIENEILMHLRSLKKTRKDVSLHEPIGQDKEGNEISLLDILKAEGEDIVDEIHLNMELEQVKQYISVLDEREKEVIINRFGLGRQREKTQREIAKELGISRSYVSRIEKRALMKMFHEFYRQEKEKRRS, encoded by the coding sequence ATGTCCGGCATTTTCACGGCGTTTACGTTTCTGTTGAAAGAGCTGACGTTTCTTGTCTCGTATATTAAAAACAATGCGTTTCCCCAGCCGTTGAGCGCTCAAGAAGAGGAAAAGTATTTGGCGCTGATGGCAAAAGGCGACGAGCAAGCCCGCAACCGGCTCATCGAACACAACTTGCGCCTTGTTGCCCACATTGTGAAAAAGTTTGAAAATACGGGAGAAGAGGTCGAGGATTTAATCTCCATTGGCACGATTGGCTTGATCAAGGCGATTGAAAGCTATTCGCCGGGCAAAGGAACGAAGTTGGCAACGTATGCGGCTCGATGTATCGAGAACGAAATCCTGATGCACCTTCGTTCATTAAAAAAAACGCGCAAAGACGTCTCGTTGCATGAGCCAATCGGCCAGGACAAAGAAGGAAACGAAATCAGCCTGCTTGATATTTTAAAAGCCGAAGGCGAAGACATCGTCGATGAAATCCACTTGAACATGGAGCTCGAACAAGTCAAACAATATATCAGCGTGCTTGATGAGCGGGAAAAAGAGGTGATCATCAATCGCTTTGGCCTCGGTCGGCAGCGGGAAAAAACGCAGCGTGAAATCGCCAAAGAGCTCGGCATCTCGAGAAGCTATGTCTCGCGCATTGAAAAACGGGCATTAATGAAAATGTTTCACGAGTTTTATCGGCAGGAAAAAGAAAAACGGCGGTCATAA
- a CDS encoding cation:dicarboxylate symporter family transporter, producing the protein MRKIGLAWQIFIGLILGIMVGAIFYGNPKVATYLQPIGDVFLRLIKMIVIPIVVSSLIVGVANVGDVKKLGKLGGKTILYFEIITTIAIIIGLLAANIFQPGVGVNMKSLEKTDIQSYVDTTNEVQHHSMVETFVNIVPKNVFEALSTGNMLPIIFFSVMFGLGVAAIGEKGKPVLRFFQGTAEAMFYVTNQVMKFAPFGVFALIGVTVSKFGVASLLPLSKLVVLVYAVMAFFVLVVLGAVAKLVGTNIFHIIKILKDELVLAYSTSSSETVLPKVMEKMEKFGCSKAVTSFVVPTGYSFNLDGSTLYQALAAVFIAQLYGIDMPISQQISLVLVLMVTSKGIAGVPGVSFVVLLATLGTVGIPVEGLAFIAGIDRLLDMARTVVNVIGNSLAAVVMSKWEGQYNEEQGKQYIAELQQQSA; encoded by the coding sequence ATGCGCAAGATCGGCTTGGCATGGCAAATTTTCATCGGCCTTATTCTCGGGATTATGGTTGGGGCCATTTTTTACGGAAACCCTAAAGTAGCGACGTATTTGCAGCCGATCGGAGATGTTTTTCTCCGTTTAATTAAGATGATCGTTATCCCGATCGTCGTCTCGAGTTTGATTGTCGGCGTCGCCAACGTCGGTGATGTGAAAAAGCTCGGAAAGTTGGGCGGCAAAACGATCCTTTATTTTGAGATCATTACGACGATTGCCATTATCATCGGCCTCTTGGCAGCGAACATTTTCCAACCAGGCGTCGGCGTCAATATGAAGTCGCTTGAGAAAACGGATATCCAGTCGTATGTCGATACGACGAACGAAGTGCAGCACCATTCGATGGTTGAAACATTTGTCAACATCGTGCCGAAAAACGTGTTTGAAGCGCTGTCGACCGGAAATATGCTGCCGATCATCTTCTTCTCGGTGATGTTCGGGTTGGGCGTAGCCGCGATCGGTGAAAAAGGAAAACCGGTGCTTCGCTTTTTCCAAGGCACGGCGGAAGCGATGTTTTATGTGACGAACCAAGTGATGAAGTTTGCGCCGTTTGGCGTTTTCGCCTTGATCGGCGTGACGGTGTCGAAATTCGGCGTCGCTTCGCTCCTTCCGCTCAGCAAGCTCGTTGTGCTCGTTTATGCGGTCATGGCGTTCTTCGTGTTGGTGGTGCTTGGCGCTGTGGCTAAATTGGTAGGTACAAATATTTTCCATATTATAAAAATCTTAAAGGATGAATTAGTGCTTGCCTATAGCACGTCGAGCTCGGAAACAGTGTTGCCTAAGGTTATGGAAAAAATGGAGAAGTTCGGTTGTTCGAAGGCCGTGACATCATTTGTCGTTCCGACCGGCTATTCGTTCAACTTGGACGGGTCGACGCTCTATCAGGCGCTGGCGGCTGTCTTTATCGCTCAACTGTACGGCATCGATATGCCGATTTCGCAGCAAATCTCGCTTGTGCTCGTTTTAATGGTGACGTCCAAAGGGATTGCCGGTGTCCCAGGCGTATCGTTTGTCGTCTTATTGGCAACGCTTGGCACGGTTGGCATTCCAGTTGAAGGATTGGCGTTTATCGCCGGCATCGACCGCCTTTTGGACATGGCGCGCACAGTGGTCAACGTCATCGGCAACTCGCTGGCGGCGGTTGTGATGTCGAAGTGGGAAGGGCAATATAACGAAGAACAAGGAAAACAATACATTGCTGAGTTGCAGCAGCAAAGCGCCTAA
- a CDS encoding DedA family protein, whose translation MHEVLQSMFSFLTSLGYAGIALALMVEVIPSEIVLAYAGYLVARGDVSFAGAVAAGTVGGTAAQLFLYWMGYYGGRPFLDQYGKYVLIQKKHLDVAERWFAKFGPGVIFSARFIPVVRHAISIPAGIARMKWLPFTIYTVLAIIPWSILFIWLGEQLGQRWRQIDEMATPYVRPAIAAAVAVAVIYIIWQRRRRAADENERMK comes from the coding sequence GTGCACGAAGTCCTTCAATCGATGTTTTCATTTTTGACTAGTTTAGGTTACGCTGGCATCGCTCTTGCCTTGATGGTGGAAGTGATCCCTAGCGAGATCGTGCTGGCTTATGCCGGCTATTTGGTGGCGCGCGGGGATGTCTCGTTCGCTGGTGCGGTGGCGGCCGGAACAGTAGGCGGCACGGCAGCGCAGCTGTTTTTGTATTGGATGGGCTACTATGGCGGACGGCCGTTTCTAGATCAGTATGGGAAATATGTATTGATCCAGAAAAAACATTTGGATGTGGCGGAACGCTGGTTTGCGAAATTTGGCCCCGGCGTCATTTTCAGCGCCCGGTTTATTCCCGTCGTCCGCCATGCGATTTCGATCCCCGCCGGCATTGCTCGGATGAAGTGGCTGCCGTTTACGATTTACACGGTGTTGGCCATCATCCCATGGTCCATCTTGTTTATTTGGTTGGGAGAGCAGCTTGGCCAACGATGGCGGCAAATTGACGAGATGGCAACGCCGTACGTCCGCCCGGCTATCGCAGCGGCAGTGGCGGTGGCGGTGATTTACATCATTTGGCAACGACGACGCCGCGCTGCAGATGAAAACGAGCGCATGAAATAG
- the ytvI gene encoding sporulation integral membrane protein YtvI produces MKRWIMIALLFAVGLWLVPYSVPLLLALATALLLEPSIRRLQENYKLKRVHAVTAIFSLFIIIFGLSLYFLVVIFVQQVMALSQKLPYVLNEATKVLDRLIQTWQSYSSSIPQEIIDSLERGVNTVEQMLLSFATNLTQSLVHYIAAIPAFLIHFLVYLIALFLICLDLPQLKQGMRRYLSERTEQRLGMVAAQLSKAGIGFLKAQFLLSLITFFLALAGLFVLGVDYAALMALVIVVVDILPILGTGSVLVPWGLISMANGDNTLGIGLIVLFVVITVVRRIIEPKVFSTNLGISPLAALVSVYLGFQLLGFIGLFVGPVVVILVEALAKAGVIKWTIKL; encoded by the coding sequence GTGAAACGTTGGATTATGATTGCGCTGCTATTCGCTGTGGGGCTATGGCTTGTGCCATACAGCGTGCCGCTTCTCCTCGCGCTTGCGACCGCGCTTTTGCTCGAGCCGTCCATCCGCCGATTGCAAGAAAACTATAAGCTGAAGCGCGTGCACGCCGTCACGGCGATTTTTTCATTGTTCATCATCATTTTTGGGCTTTCCCTTTATTTTCTAGTCGTTATTTTTGTGCAACAAGTGATGGCGCTCTCGCAAAAACTGCCTTACGTGTTAAACGAAGCGACGAAAGTGCTCGACCGCCTCATTCAAACGTGGCAGTCGTATTCCAGCTCCATTCCGCAGGAAATCATCGATTCGCTTGAACGCGGTGTAAATACTGTCGAGCAAATGCTTTTGTCGTTTGCGACCAACTTGACGCAGTCGCTCGTCCATTATATTGCCGCCATTCCGGCGTTTTTGATTCATTTTTTAGTGTATTTGATCGCGCTGTTTCTCATTTGCCTCGATTTGCCTCAGCTGAAGCAAGGCATGCGCCGCTATTTGTCCGAACGGACCGAACAGCGGCTTGGGATGGTCGCCGCCCAGCTGAGCAAAGCGGGGATCGGCTTTTTAAAAGCGCAGTTTTTGCTTAGTTTAATTACGTTTTTCCTCGCGCTGGCTGGCCTTTTCGTGTTGGGGGTCGACTATGCGGCGTTGATGGCGCTGGTCATCGTCGTCGTTGATATTTTACCGATTTTAGGAACGGGTTCCGTGCTTGTTCCGTGGGGGCTCATCAGCATGGCGAACGGCGACAATACGCTTGGCATCGGGCTCATCGTGCTGTTTGTCGTCATCACCGTCGTGCGCCGAATCATCGAGCCGAAAGTGTTTTCCACCAATTTGGGCATTTCCCCTCTCGCCGCGCTCGTCAGCGTCTATCTGGGGTTTCAGCTGCTTGGCTTTATCGGGTTGTTCGTCGGGCCGGTCGTTGTCATTTTGGTTGAGGCGCTTGCCAAAGCCGGAGTCATTAAATGGACGATCAAGCTTTGA
- a CDS encoding IS1182 family transposase, producing MLQRYQEDRRHIETTVKIDDLVPEDHLVRKLEKAIDFSFIYDMVKDLYSPNHGRPSLDPVVLFKMYLIRYIFGIRSMRETVEQIRTNVAYRWFLGLSLHDPVPHHSTPSKNYTRRFAGTDVFQKIFSRILEEAFQHGLVDPSVVFVDSTHVKASANKRKFTTEMAEVEAKAYQDELEKEIERDRIAHGKSPLPPENDKKKREIKVSKTDPDSGMFVKNERERVFAYSYHTACDRHGWILHTYVTAANVHDSQAFFELFERVKQEIKGCPTDVCIDAGYKTPAIAKYLLEQEIHPIWPYTRPKTKDGFFRKSEFAYDEHFDCYLCPNHQVLSYSTTNREGYREYKSDPSICQGCPSLQKCTASKNHTKVVTRHVWQEYYEEAEHLRYVPEHRELYELRKQTIERNFADLKEKHGLRWTNYRGLERNQMQAMLVCAAMNLKKLANYLWRKGLSFLYVFEYASILVRSSRKTTLKMEQNGYKTTVL from the coding sequence ATGCTTCAACGTTACCAAGAAGATCGGAGACATATCGAAACAACGGTAAAAATTGATGATCTTGTTCCTGAAGACCACCTTGTTCGTAAACTAGAAAAAGCCATTGACTTCTCCTTTATCTACGATATGGTCAAGGATTTGTATTCTCCTAACCATGGACGACCAAGTCTTGATCCCGTTGTGCTGTTCAAAATGTATTTGATTCGTTACATCTTTGGGATTCGTTCGATGCGTGAAACCGTAGAACAGATTCGAACAAATGTGGCTTATCGTTGGTTTTTGGGATTGAGTCTGCATGATCCTGTGCCCCATCATTCGACACCAAGTAAAAACTACACGCGACGTTTTGCGGGAACCGATGTTTTTCAAAAGATTTTTTCAAGAATCTTGGAAGAAGCCTTTCAACACGGGCTTGTGGATCCAAGTGTCGTATTTGTCGATTCTACTCATGTGAAGGCGAGTGCGAACAAAAGAAAATTCACAACAGAAATGGCAGAAGTGGAAGCGAAAGCTTATCAAGATGAATTAGAAAAAGAAATTGAGCGAGATCGCATCGCTCATGGGAAATCCCCACTACCGCCAGAAAATGATAAAAAAAAACGAGAAATCAAAGTCAGTAAAACAGATCCAGACAGTGGGATGTTTGTGAAAAATGAACGTGAACGGGTATTTGCTTACTCTTATCACACCGCTTGTGACCGACATGGTTGGATATTACACACGTATGTCACTGCCGCCAATGTTCATGATAGCCAAGCGTTTTTTGAACTGTTTGAGCGAGTGAAGCAAGAAATCAAAGGATGCCCAACAGATGTGTGCATCGATGCCGGATATAAAACGCCAGCGATTGCGAAATACCTATTAGAACAAGAGATCCATCCGATTTGGCCATATACTCGTCCAAAGACGAAAGATGGGTTCTTCCGAAAATCTGAATTTGCATATGACGAACATTTTGACTGTTACCTTTGTCCCAATCACCAAGTGTTATCTTATTCAACAACGAATCGGGAAGGCTATCGGGAGTATAAATCAGATCCATCCATCTGTCAGGGATGTCCATCCCTTCAAAAGTGTACAGCAAGCAAAAATCATACGAAAGTCGTGACACGCCATGTTTGGCAAGAGTATTACGAAGAAGCCGAACATTTACGATATGTACCAGAACATCGCGAGTTGTATGAATTAAGGAAACAGACGATTGAACGGAATTTTGCAGATTTAAAAGAGAAGCATGGTCTGCGCTGGACGAATTACCGAGGATTGGAAAGAAACCAGATGCAGGCGATGCTTGTTTGTGCTGCCATGAATTTAAAGAAATTGGCGAACTACTTGTGGAGAAAGGGCCTCTCCTTTCTGTATGTATTCGAGTATGCATCTATTTTGGTTCGTTCATCAAGAAAAACAACCTTAAAAATGGAACAAAATGGTTATAAGACAACTGTCTTATAA